The segment GTGAGTTCATGTCATATAAGATTTTGTCACAACCTATCCCAGTAACGGGGTAGGTTTTAACACATGctggggtaagttgtaacaattagacaaaagaagcaaaaaatgGATGCCACACCATATGATATGCTTCAAAACAGGtctattgaaaaaaataaacattgtttctctctctgtaacaGACTATGTCTGATtgactcctgtgtgtgtgtgtgtgtgtgtgtgtgtgtgtgtgtgtgtgtaaatgtgtctaCTAGAACAAACTTACTGCTAGAACAGTGTACttaataaacactaaaacaatatCTACATGTTAAGGtctaacaaaataaacatctgtgtgtgtcaatgtgtgtatattcttaatcaGCTGCACAGTCAGTGCTTGGTATTATTACCACAAGGCTGTAGTATATGCAATGCCGCCCTCCTGTGTTGATACATGATCATGCAAGGAGATACACTGGAATAAAATGCAGACTCTCTGTGTAGCCtataacatacagtacatacacaacGAAGGGGACATTTCGAGACGAGATGGAGATTTCTGTGTCTTATGATATTTGTGTTGATACAAGTAATTAATATCACAAGCATGCTGTGTGAAGTAACAATGGTTTTAACATTCGATGTTTAAACTGTGTGCATACATAAGTATATTCCAATGAAACTGATCACAGTTTCTGTTTGTATCTGACATGTAGCAGTTGAACAATGTTAGGTAGAAGGGGCAAACCCCCCAAATTTTCCCATAACTCAAacagtttctgtttgtttgtacaGCATACCTTAAAAACTTCCCACTTGTAACTTACAGTAAACATGGCCATTGATCTAACACATATAGTCGTCCCGTGTGAGATCTAATGAGCACAAAGACAGTAGTTGAGTGTGCATGTGATTGGCTGGGAGGTTTTATGGCCCAGTAATGTGTGTCTACAAGGAAGTGAAAGTATTATAGCTGTTTTGTTAGCCTTTTACAAGTTACGACTGGACTTtggttttacttttattttctgaaaactAAGGTGATACTGGCACAGCTGCAGAGTCTTACAACGGAGATGACACATTAACTCCTCTGTACAGTTTGCAGCTGTAGTGTGGCAACTGCTGCTTCTTAACAGGAGAAAGGCTGACTACTGGATCAGGACTTTTGGACTTTTTCTGTCTTGCCCACCTGTATTCTCTCACTCTTTTGGAGTTAATAATTGAACTTTTGATGGGGGAAAATCTCCTGAGGGTGCCAGGAGGAGCCCAGCTCCACAGTAACAGTTTGATTAGACCAGTACCTCAGTACCAGACCCTCAGGGTTAAGATGGTACTTCTGGGGAGCTCTGGTGTGGGAAAGTCCAGTCTGGCACTACGATTTGGCAAGGATGAGTTCCGGCGTACATCACCTACAGTAGGCTGTGAGTTCATGTCACGTTTGGAACTTTGGATATGCAGAGGTTACACATCAGAGTGAAATTTTATAAGATGAAGATATAATTTGAAGGAATAGTTTTGTAAGAAGATCtacaccactctcatgtctgtaaagtaaataaataaaaactactgTCAGTTAGTGTAGCTTAACATAAAGTCTGGAGGGGTGGGGGAGACAGCCAGCGTGGCTCTGCCTGAAGAAAACAAATTGCCTACTTGCACTTCTAAACATGACTAATAAACAAAACCAATCtctttaatccatacaaaaatcaaagtgtaaaaatgacaatttggGGTTTTACAGGGAGTTCCACGGTGGATTATCAGGGTTTAGGAGGTAGAGCTGGTCATTCATTAATTAGTGGGTCAGTGGGTCCTCCAGTCTGCACGTCAAAGTGTCCtagggcaagatactgaaccccagtATGCCCCCGATGGCCGTACCATCGGTGTgtaaatgtgagtgtgagtgtgtatgaatgttagttccATTCTGAGGAGCCATTCTTGCATGGTAGCCTCTGCCATCTGTGTAGAAATGTGACGTGTATTGTAAAGTGCTTTTAGTGGTTTGAAGACAagaaacaagatataacatgctCATTAGTGAGCTTTATTGGAGCTGTTAGGCATATTTTGTTACccttagacagagccaggctagctgttccccttgtttccagtccTTATACCAAGCTACACTGACGTCTCTAGGCCTAAATaacgtacagacatgagagtggtattaatcttctcTTCTAACTGTGACTTACTTACTTCCGAAAATTTCAAACTTTAATTTTTGTCATTCATCATAGTTTGATACTGGTAGAATATATTACTTTGACACATAACTGGCACTGGAACTTTCTGTCACTTGTTATATTGTAAATATCCAGCCAGGAGGACCATCTCTAAAGACTCAGTAGTGAGTAAATGATCCCCTTTGATGTCATTGTGCTGTCTGCCCCCTCAGGTGCCTACCTGACCCGGGTGGTGCATCTCAGAGATGTCACTCTTCGTTTTGAGATATGGGACACAGCAGGGCAGGAAAAATACCACAGTGTCACACCACTTTACTACAGAGGAGCCCATGCTGCACTCTTGGTCTATGATATCAGCAAAAAGGTAAAAGGAACTTATCTTGTCTTATCTCGGCTAGTGCATATGCTATCGTGTATCCTCAATGCTTGTGTCGCTACAGGAAACATTTATCAGAGCTCAATTGTGGCTCAAAGAGCTTGAGAAACAGTACACCCCAGGATCTACTGTCATATGGCTGGTAGGCAACAAGGGAGATCTGGCACAGGATCGACAAGTCTCAGTGCAGGTACAGACCGAAAAAATCACCTTCCTAAATCTCACATCTACATTATGTGTTACTCTATGACATGCAATTTCTGGTCTCTTTATGTCGTCATACAGGAAGGACAGACTCTGTCCAATGACAGGGGCTTATTCTTTACAGAGACATCAGCCCTGTCAGGGGAACAAATCAGCGAGTTGCTGGTAGCTGTAGGTAAGTAAAGGTGTTGAAGAAAATGCAATGAATAAGAGTGTCTGCATGACTGACTAATctctgggagaaaagaaagggcACTCATCTTCCACTAGAGAGCAGTAGATACCAACATGAGCcgcaaatgtattttttctcaCCGTCAATCTAAACACAATTATTGTAAGTATGAAAACTATAAAATACTAAGTATAGGTCTGGggttttttaacttaaatcctGGCCTCTAAAATGTCTGCATGCTCCTGCAACACAACTGTGAGTGTGATGTCTTTGGTAACAGAGCTCTGGTTCAGCCCACagagtgtatgagtgtgttgGAGCGCAGCAGGGAGGTCTACCAGAGTGGCAGGAAACACCACTTGTGGATCTGcgtcacagagacacactcaATCCTTTTGCATCCTGCTGCAAAGTTGGACCCTAACCTCTGTTACTGGCAATTATATCGCTGCCTTTCcgtgtttctctgtctgtcgTCATAATTTTAAAGCTGCAGGCAACATGGGATCAAAACGTTTCAAATTGAATAAACATCACGAATATTTGGTTCTCTGCCTTTTTTACTTCTGACCATACTAACAAATGCACAACACTGCATTCATTCTGCAACATGCATTGTGGTGATGAGATTAGCCAAGGAATACAATCAATACGTAATGGAGGCTAAAAACTATTCACTATTGTTCATGCAGGACAAGTCCCTGG is part of the Micropterus dolomieu isolate WLL.071019.BEF.003 ecotype Adirondacks linkage group LG07, ASM2129224v1, whole genome shotgun sequence genome and harbors:
- the LOC123974272 gene encoding ras-related protein Rab-17-like, encoding MVLLGSSGVGKSSLALRFGKDEFRRTSPTVGCAYLTRVVHLRDVTLRFEIWDTAGQEKYHSVTPLYYRGAHAALLVYDISKKETFIRAQLWLKELEKQYTPGSTVIWLVGNKGDLAQDRQVSVQEGQTLSNDRGLFFTETSALSGEQISELLVAVELWFSPQSV